In Streptomyces sp. NBC_00483, a single window of DNA contains:
- a CDS encoding PPOX class F420-dependent oxidoreductase, with protein MPLPSELAAALDGPAICFLTTLMPDGSPQITQTWVDRDGDQVVINTVTTHQKMRNIRRDPRVAVGIADPADPSRYWAVRGRVVTSTTEGAEAHIDKVAHKYLGGPYPWFGGRDQERVLLTISADTVHSPRG; from the coding sequence ATGCCACTGCCGAGTGAACTGGCCGCCGCCCTGGACGGGCCGGCCATCTGTTTCCTGACGACGCTGATGCCGGACGGTTCGCCTCAGATCACCCAGACCTGGGTGGACAGGGACGGGGACCAGGTGGTCATCAACACGGTGACCACCCATCAGAAAATGCGGAACATCCGCCGCGACCCCCGCGTCGCCGTCGGCATCGCGGACCCGGCAGATCCTTCTCGGTACTGGGCGGTGCGCGGCCGCGTCGTGACGTCCACGACCGAGGGTGCGGAAGCACACATCGACAAGGTGGCGCACAAGTACCTGGGCGGGCCCTATCCCTGGTTCGGCGGCCGCGACCAGGAACGCGTCCTGCTGACCATCAGCGCCGACACGGTGCACTCTCCGCGGGGCTGA
- a CDS encoding dihydrofolate reductase family protein — translation MSRVRVHNFAISIDGFATGEGQSLEAPFGHAGERLHEWFFPTRTFQHMLGKPGGSAGVDDAFAGAWDAGIGAEIMGRNKFGAQRGPWENEDWKGWWGPNPPFHTPVFVLTHHPRPSVEMEGGTTFHFVDATPQEALRQAREAAGDLDVRIGGGPTTVREFLAEDLVDHLHIVVVPILLGRGERLWDGLEGLEKRFRTESVTTPGGVTHMTFTRP, via the coding sequence ATGTCCCGCGTAAGGGTCCACAACTTCGCCATCTCCATCGACGGATTCGCCACCGGCGAAGGGCAGAGTCTCGAAGCCCCGTTCGGCCACGCCGGCGAGCGGCTCCATGAGTGGTTCTTCCCGACCAGGACCTTCCAGCACATGCTGGGCAAGCCGGGTGGGAGCGCTGGTGTCGACGACGCCTTCGCCGGCGCCTGGGATGCCGGCATCGGGGCGGAGATCATGGGCCGCAACAAGTTCGGCGCCCAGCGCGGGCCGTGGGAGAACGAGGACTGGAAGGGCTGGTGGGGGCCCAATCCGCCCTTCCACACCCCGGTGTTCGTCCTGACCCACCACCCGCGCCCCTCGGTGGAGATGGAGGGCGGCACCACATTCCACTTCGTCGACGCCACGCCGCAGGAGGCGCTCCGTCAGGCGCGCGAGGCCGCGGGCGACTTGGACGTGAGGATCGGCGGCGGGCCGACCACGGTCCGCGAGTTCCTCGCCGAAGACCTCGTCGACCATCTGCACATCGTCGTCGTTCCGATCCTTCTGGGCCGTGGCGAGCGCCTGTGGGACGGACTCGAAGGACTCGAGAAGCGCTTCCGGACCGAGTCCGTGACAACGCCTGGCGGCGTCACGCACATGACGTTCACCAGGCCGTAG
- a CDS encoding winged helix-turn-helix transcriptional regulator, giving the protein MRDRPRSGCAINAAVEALGDQWSLIVLRDMVFGGRRHFRELLSGSEEGIASNILSSRLKALVAGGLLTQEQAERGRRATYSLTEAGIQTVPIMAALGSWGMRHRPTTPELTVRARLLEDGGPQLWEDLMDELREVHLGIPRPNPDRPRASELLQAAYEQALTETH; this is encoded by the coding sequence ATGCGAGACAGACCGCGGTCCGGATGTGCGATCAACGCGGCCGTGGAGGCACTCGGGGACCAGTGGAGCCTCATCGTCCTGCGCGACATGGTGTTCGGCGGGCGCCGGCACTTCCGCGAGCTGCTCAGCGGCTCCGAGGAAGGGATCGCGTCGAACATCCTCAGCAGCCGCCTCAAAGCCCTCGTCGCCGGCGGCCTCCTCACGCAGGAGCAGGCCGAACGAGGGCGTCGAGCGACCTACAGCCTCACGGAAGCGGGCATCCAGACGGTCCCCATCATGGCCGCGCTCGGTTCCTGGGGAATGCGGCACCGCCCGACCACCCCCGAACTCACCGTCCGCGCCCGCCTCTTGGAGGACGGCGGCCCGCAGCTCTGGGAGGACCTCATGGACGAACTCCGCGAGGTGCACCTGGGCATTCCCCGCCCGAACCCCGACCGCCCCCGGGCCTCCGAACTCCTTCAGGCCGCCTACGAACAGGCCCTCACGGAGACGCACTGA
- a CDS encoding YihY/virulence factor BrkB family protein — protein MSADPHALDGTSHERGPRPVPSRGDGSVRTWRAALRRTPVSMWRDDMSDSAAALTYYAILTVLPSLLVISLAFSLISPETAEEFIAHVSEYAPGQSGTQLHDVLSRALHHGTAAWMLLAAGSVSALWSASSYLAVFRRAVHRMHRVADRRSTWHKAHRILITALALLGILVLSALVLLMTGPVAETLGRYLGLGTVASLAWSLLRWPLLLCVVALLVVIVFRTGPAQARVRTHSIPGGALAAFLWLCASAGFAFYTSELSAYSRLYGSLAGAVVFLIWLWLSNLALLAGAQFTAELSELETRTSG, from the coding sequence ATGTCCGCTGACCCGCACGCCCTCGACGGAACGTCGCACGAACGCGGCCCACGCCCCGTCCCGTCGAGAGGTGACGGTTCCGTGCGGACCTGGCGAGCCGCGCTGCGCCGCACCCCGGTGTCGATGTGGCGCGACGACATGTCGGACTCCGCGGCCGCGCTCACGTACTACGCGATCCTGACCGTGCTGCCCTCCCTGCTGGTCATCTCCCTGGCGTTCAGCCTCATCAGCCCGGAGACGGCCGAGGAATTCATCGCCCACGTCAGCGAGTACGCTCCCGGCCAGTCCGGCACCCAGCTCCACGACGTGTTGTCCCGGGCGCTGCACCACGGCACGGCCGCCTGGATGCTGCTGGCCGCCGGCTCGGTCAGCGCGCTGTGGTCGGCCTCCAGTTACCTCGCGGTGTTCCGTCGTGCGGTCCACCGCATGCACCGGGTGGCGGACCGCCGCTCGACCTGGCACAAGGCCCACCGCATCCTGATCACGGCCCTCGCCCTGCTCGGCATCCTCGTCCTCAGCGCCCTGGTGCTCCTGATGACCGGACCGGTCGCCGAGACACTGGGCCGCTACCTCGGCCTCGGCACCGTCGCCTCCTTGGCCTGGAGCCTGCTGCGCTGGCCCCTGCTGCTGTGCGTGGTCGCTCTGCTCGTCGTCATCGTCTTCCGTACCGGTCCCGCACAGGCCCGCGTCCGTACCCACAGCATCCCCGGCGGCGCCCTGGCGGCCTTCCTGTGGCTGTGCGCCTCCGCCGGATTCGCCTTCTACACCTCGGAGTTGAGCGCCTACAGCAGGCTCTACGGATCGCTGGCGGGCGCCGTGGTCTTCCTCATCTGGCTGTGGCTGTCCAACCTGGCGCTGCTCGCCGGCGCACAATTCACCGCGGAGCTCAGCGAGTTGGAGACGCGGACGTCGGGCTGA
- a CDS encoding FAD-dependent monooxygenase yields the protein MDYQVVVAGAGPVGLWLAGELRRTGVTVAVIEPRLERDSRSRALTVHPRTIETFASRGAHQPFVSEGIPLPGGHFGGLDSRLDFRHLPSPFPYTLALPQERTEALLEGQALDLGAHILRGHEVTGFTEHTDHIAVHTTGPHGPATLQAAYLVGCDGARSTVRSEAGIDFPGTPSTVLGWLGDVVLDDPPAPGYSYFGPEGALMVVPMPGGIHRLVGITPRDLVTTWPGDLTLDELRENVIAIAGTDFGLRDPVWLSRYGNATHLADQYRKGRVFLAGDAAHQHFPAGGVGMNVGIQDAANLAWKLAATLNGWAPSGLLDTYHAERHPVGVDLTTTSRAQVALMTAFTPEGLDLRGLLARLIANLPNLNDHLATQVSSLAVTYPPAAPDAHPLTGTRAPDLRIGDTGLFALLRADRYLLLDLTGSGRLTGYARPGLHVHVGTPDQPPADFADVRAALVRPDGHIAWASTAHNDTALTGSLTATLAATHRK from the coding sequence ATGGACTACCAAGTTGTCGTCGCAGGCGCCGGGCCCGTGGGCCTGTGGCTCGCCGGCGAACTGCGCCGCACGGGAGTCACCGTCGCCGTGATCGAGCCCCGCCTCGAACGCGACTCCCGCTCCCGCGCCCTGACCGTGCACCCCCGCACCATCGAGACCTTCGCCTCCCGCGGCGCGCACCAGCCCTTCGTGAGCGAGGGCATACCGCTGCCCGGCGGCCACTTCGGCGGCCTCGACTCCCGTCTGGACTTTCGTCATCTGCCGAGCCCCTTCCCGTACACCCTCGCCCTGCCTCAAGAGCGCACCGAGGCACTGCTGGAGGGCCAGGCCCTCGACCTGGGCGCGCACATCCTGCGCGGACACGAGGTCACCGGGTTCACCGAGCACACCGACCACATCGCCGTGCACACCACCGGACCGCACGGGCCCGCCACCCTCCAGGCGGCCTACCTGGTCGGCTGCGACGGCGCCCGCAGCACCGTGCGCTCCGAGGCCGGTATCGATTTCCCCGGCACCCCCTCCACCGTGCTCGGCTGGCTCGGCGACGTGGTCCTGGACGACCCGCCCGCCCCCGGCTACAGCTACTTCGGCCCCGAGGGCGCCCTCATGGTCGTCCCCATGCCCGGCGGCATCCACCGCCTGGTCGGCATCACGCCCCGCGACCTCGTCACCACCTGGCCCGGCGACCTCACCCTGGACGAACTGCGCGAGAACGTCATCGCCATCGCCGGCACCGACTTCGGCCTGCGCGACCCGGTCTGGCTCTCCCGCTACGGCAACGCCACCCACCTCGCCGACCAGTACCGCAAGGGCCGCGTCTTCCTCGCAGGCGACGCCGCTCACCAGCACTTCCCGGCCGGCGGCGTCGGCATGAACGTCGGCATCCAGGACGCCGCCAACCTCGCCTGGAAGCTCGCCGCCACCCTCAACGGCTGGGCCCCCAGCGGCCTGTTGGACACCTACCACGCCGAACGCCACCCGGTCGGCGTCGACCTCACCACCACCAGCCGCGCCCAAGTCGCCCTGATGACTGCCTTCACCCCCGAAGGGCTCGACCTGCGCGGCCTGCTCGCCCGACTGATCGCCAACTTGCCCAACCTCAACGACCACTTGGCGACCCAGGTCAGTTCACTCGCCGTCACCTACCCGCCCGCCGCCCCCGACGCACACCCGCTGACCGGCACCCGCGCCCCGGACCTCCGGATCGGCGACACCGGCCTGTTCGCCCTGCTGCGCGCCGACCGCTACCTGCTGCTGGACCTCACCGGCAGCGGACGTCTCACCGGGTACGCGCGCCCCGGACTGCACGTCCACGTCGGCACCCCGGACCAGCCTCCGGCCGACTTCGCCGACGTCCGCGCCGCCCTCGTCCGCCCCGACGGCCACATCGCCTGGGCGAGCACCGCCCACAACGACACCGCCCTCACCGGCAGCCTCACCGCGACCCTGGCCGCCACCCACCGGAAGTGA